The following DNA comes from Rhodanobacter sp. AS-Z3.
CCATCGCCGACCCGGCGCATCGCGAATCCCTTGAACGCGGCTGGCACGAACTCACGCGACAGCTGTGAGCACTTAGCCACGCGTGACCGCCCCTTGAAGGATGATTGAATGACCGCAAAGCCACGCAGCAAACCCCGTTACGCCGAACTTGGCGATTTGCTGCGGTCGGGCATCGAACGTGGCGACTACCCGGTAGGCAGCCTGCTGCCCACCGAACTGGAGTTGTGCGAGCGTCACGAGGTCAGCCGACACACCGCCCGAGCGGCGCTGGCGCAGCTGATGAGCGCCGGGCTGGTCTCCCGTCGCCCGGGTGCTGGCACGCGGGTGATCGCCCAGCGCGAGGCCATGCGCTACGAACACGGCATCGACACCGTCGACATGCTGATGCAGTACGGCAATTCGACGCGACTGAAAGTGATGTCCTGCACCCGCAAAGTGGCTGACGAGGCCATGGCAACCCGGCTGGAAATGACCAAGGGCAAG
Coding sequences within:
- a CDS encoding GntR family transcriptional regulator, producing MTAKPRSKPRYAELGDLLRSGIERGDYPVGSLLPTELELCERHEVSRHTARAALAQLMSAGLVSRRPGAGTRVIAQREAMRYEHGIDTVDMLMQYGNSTRLKVMSCTRKVADEAMATRLEMTKGKDYLHLVGLRLEEPTLDPIAVTEMFVPVRTGVPAEKMLDSHTASRAVARFLDASRLSRVEQVFDAASFTPDEAKLLGIKRNEPALRVQRRYRGTEDRLMMLAVSLHPPGRFAYSMVLSRTTR